One window from the genome of Carnobacteriaceae bacterium zg-84 encodes:
- the ileS gene encoding isoleucine--tRNA ligase — MEMKETLLLGKTEFPMRGNLPVREAEWQKEWEEDHLYQKVQEKNEGKPSYILHDGPPYANGPIHMGHALNKISKDFIVRSKSMSGFRAPFVPGWDTHGLPIEQALSNNEGVDRKKLSVAEFRKLCEEYAWKQINNQREVMKRLGGQADWDNPYVTLDPKFEEAQIRLFGKMAEKGYIYKGLKPIYWSPSSESSLAEAEIEYKDVESPSIYVAFPVKDGKDVVDNDAFFVIWTTTPWTLPANLGIFVHPDFDYVQVLANGKKYIVAKELLESVSKAAKWETVDILKEFKGQSLEYAIAKHPFYDRDSLVMVGDYVTLDAGTGLVHTAPGHGEDDYHYSRKYQLDVLSPVDNQGHYTDEAPGFEGMYYANANKAICELLQEKGLLLDLSFFTHSYPHDWRTKKPVIFRATPQWFASIDKFRDEILNEIENNVTWYHPSGKVRIYNMVRDRGDWVISRQRVWGVPLPIFYAENGEPIITPETVDHVANLIGEHGSTVWFEREAKDLLPEGFTHEGSPNGVFTKEMDIMDVWFDSGSSHAGVLRQRPELSFPADMYLEGSDQYRGWFNSSLTTSVAVNGCAPYKSVLSQGFVNDGEGRKMSKSLGNTIDPAKEMKTKGADIIRLWVASVDYESDVRVSDDILKQVSEVYRKIRNTMRFMLANTSDFNPETDRVSYQDLRPVDQYLAIKLNDLVKSTLDHYNNFKFSAIYRDVINFCTVELSSFYLDFAKDIVYIETADHHDRRCMQTVMYDVLVKLTKLLTPFIPHTTEEVWSHLSEKEEYVQLADFPVVDVYENQEDVLRYWQAFLTVRDSVLKALEDARNEKVIGKSFDAFVTIYANEEYQAILNAENVNVAQILIVSGLDVKDISESPIDNANGLSVVVSHADGQVCERCRAIRLEVGQIEDAPTLCQRCADIVKIHFPEALQ, encoded by the coding sequence ATGGAAATGAAAGAAACACTATTATTAGGAAAAACAGAGTTTCCTATGAGAGGTAATTTACCTGTTCGCGAAGCTGAATGGCAAAAAGAATGGGAAGAAGACCATTTATATCAAAAAGTACAAGAAAAAAATGAAGGAAAACCAAGTTATATTTTACATGATGGTCCTCCGTATGCCAATGGACCAATTCATATGGGACACGCTTTGAATAAAATTTCCAAAGACTTTATTGTACGTTCTAAATCAATGTCTGGTTTTAGAGCGCCATTTGTGCCTGGCTGGGACACACACGGTTTACCAATTGAACAAGCCTTATCAAATAATGAAGGTGTTGACCGTAAAAAATTATCAGTAGCTGAGTTTAGAAAATTATGTGAAGAATACGCTTGGAAGCAAATTAATAATCAACGTGAAGTGATGAAACGTTTAGGTGGGCAAGCGGATTGGGATAATCCATATGTGACATTAGATCCAAAGTTTGAAGAAGCCCAAATTCGTTTGTTTGGTAAAATGGCAGAAAAAGGCTATATTTATAAAGGCCTAAAACCAATTTACTGGTCTCCTTCAAGTGAGTCCTCACTAGCTGAAGCAGAAATCGAATATAAAGATGTAGAATCTCCGTCTATTTATGTGGCTTTCCCTGTCAAAGACGGGAAAGATGTTGTTGATAATGACGCATTCTTTGTAATTTGGACAACAACACCATGGACATTACCAGCAAACTTAGGAATTTTTGTACACCCTGATTTTGATTATGTTCAAGTATTGGCAAATGGTAAGAAATATATTGTTGCTAAAGAGTTACTTGAGTCTGTATCTAAAGCAGCGAAATGGGAAACAGTTGATATTTTAAAAGAGTTTAAAGGACAATCTTTAGAATATGCTATTGCTAAACATCCATTCTATGATAGAGATTCATTAGTAATGGTTGGAGATTATGTTACATTAGATGCTGGTACTGGACTTGTGCATACAGCACCAGGACACGGGGAAGATGACTATCACTATTCAAGAAAATATCAGCTAGATGTTCTATCCCCAGTTGATAATCAAGGGCATTATACAGATGAGGCACCAGGCTTTGAAGGTATGTACTATGCAAATGCGAATAAAGCAATTTGTGAATTATTACAAGAAAAAGGTTTATTATTAGATTTAAGTTTCTTTACACATAGTTATCCGCATGACTGGAGAACAAAAAAACCGGTTATTTTCCGTGCAACACCACAATGGTTTGCGTCTATTGATAAATTCCGTGATGAGATTTTAAATGAAATTGAAAATAATGTAACATGGTATCATCCATCAGGGAAAGTTCGTATTTACAATATGGTACGTGATAGAGGAGATTGGGTTATTTCAAGACAACGTGTATGGGGTGTCCCACTACCAATTTTCTATGCAGAAAATGGAGAACCTATTATTACACCTGAAACAGTTGATCATGTAGCTAATTTAATTGGAGAACATGGTTCAACCGTTTGGTTTGAACGAGAAGCTAAAGATTTATTACCTGAAGGATTTACACATGAAGGTAGTCCAAACGGAGTCTTTACAAAAGAAATGGATATTATGGATGTTTGGTTTGACTCAGGTTCTTCTCATGCTGGTGTTTTACGCCAAAGACCAGAGTTATCATTCCCAGCTGATATGTACCTAGAAGGTTCTGACCAATACCGTGGATGGTTTAATTCAAGTTTAACAACGAGTGTCGCTGTGAATGGATGTGCACCTTATAAGAGTGTTTTATCTCAAGGATTTGTGAATGACGGTGAAGGACGTAAAATGAGTAAGTCACTAGGAAACACGATTGATCCTGCAAAAGAAATGAAAACAAAAGGTGCCGATATTATTCGTTTGTGGGTTGCTAGCGTAGACTATGAGTCTGATGTACGTGTAAGTGACGATATTTTAAAACAAGTATCTGAAGTTTACCGTAAAATCCGTAATACAATGAGATTTATGCTAGCTAATACATCTGATTTCAACCCAGAAACAGATCGTGTATCTTATCAAGATTTACGACCAGTCGATCAATATTTAGCAATTAAATTAAATGACTTAGTCAAATCAACACTAGATCACTACAACAACTTTAAATTCTCAGCTATTTATCGAGATGTGATTAACTTCTGTACAGTTGAATTATCAAGTTTTTATTTAGATTTTGCAAAAGATATTGTTTATATTGAAACAGCAGATCATCATGATCGTCGTTGTATGCAAACAGTGATGTACGATGTACTTGTTAAATTAACTAAATTATTAACACCATTTATTCCACATACAACAGAAGAAGTGTGGTCACATTTATCTGAAAAAGAAGAATATGTACAATTAGCTGATTTCCCAGTTGTAGATGTATATGAAAACCAAGAAGACGTTTTACGCTACTGGCAAGCATTCTTAACCGTTCGAGATAGTGTCTTAAAAGCATTAGAAGATGCACGTAATGAAAAAGTTATCGGAAAATCATTTGATGCCTTTGTTACAATTTATGCGAATGAAGAGTACCAAGCTATTTTAAACGCAGAAAATGTCAATGTCGCACAAATTTTAATCGTATCTGGACTAGACGTTAAAGATATTTCAGAAAGTCCAATAGATAATGCCAATGGATTGAGTGTCGTTGTGTCCCATGCAGATGGGCAAGTATGCGAAAGATGTCGTGCTATTCGATTGGAAGTTGGACAAATAGAAGACGCACCAACATTATGTCAACGTTGTGCTGATATTGTCAAAATACATTTTCCAGAAGCGTTACAATAA
- a CDS encoding DivIVA domain-containing protein, protein MSITPIDISSKEFSKKFKGYNPDEVDDFLDRIMLEMESLIKEKRELEKKIKFMGEQVEHYMSLQDTLNKSIVVAQDAADRVKENAEKEAEIIVSEAQRTADDLVNVAVEKATRIANETDTLRKTAIVFRKKFQLLVESQLDLIQNEEWDHLLETQPNPVDTPTVDEFLDGQLQQPVTVNTSEIDLSDVLPIQ, encoded by the coding sequence ATTACACCAATTGATATTAGTAGTAAAGAGTTTAGTAAGAAATTTAAAGGCTACAATCCTGATGAGGTAGATGATTTCTTAGATAGAATCATGCTTGAAATGGAATCTTTAATTAAAGAAAAACGTGAATTAGAGAAAAAAATTAAATTTATGGGTGAGCAAGTAGAACACTACATGAGCTTACAAGATACATTAAATAAATCCATCGTTGTAGCACAAGATGCTGCTGACCGAGTAAAAGAAAATGCTGAAAAAGAAGCAGAAATTATTGTATCAGAAGCACAAAGAACAGCAGATGATTTAGTAAATGTAGCTGTTGAGAAAGCAACACGTATTGCCAATGAAACAGATACATTACGCAAAACAGCTATTGTATTCCGTAAAAAATTCCAATTATTAGTTGAATCTCAATTAGATTTAATTCAAAACGAAGAGTGGGATCACTTATTGGAAACTCAACCAAATCCAGTAGATACACCAACTGTTGATGAATTTTTAGACGGACAGTTACAACAACCAGTAACGGTTAATACATCAGAAATAGACTTGTCTGATGTATTGCCAATTCAATAA